A genome region from Ottowia testudinis includes the following:
- the metF gene encoding methylenetetrahydrofolate reductase [NAD(P)H], translated as MSFPISLEFFPPKTPEGAEKLRAVRQKLYALRPEFCSVTFGAGGSTQEGTLDTVREIVGEGLHGVPHLSCIGQTQASIRQRLATYQQAGVQRIVALRGDLPSGYGMGGEFRYASDLVGFIRSETGDRFKLAVAAYPEFHPQARSPEADIDAFAAKVRAGADIGITQYFFNADAYFHYVDALRRRGIDTPVVPGIMPITNSTQLLRFSDSCGAEVPRWIRLRLESLGDDAAAIKDFGADVVAALCERLRAGGAPSLHFYTLNQSVGTLEVCRRLDLIPV; from the coding sequence ATGAGTTTCCCCATCAGCCTTGAATTCTTTCCCCCCAAAACGCCCGAAGGTGCCGAAAAGCTGCGTGCCGTGCGCCAGAAGCTGTATGCGCTGAGGCCTGAGTTCTGCTCCGTCACCTTCGGCGCCGGCGGCTCGACGCAGGAGGGCACGCTGGACACCGTGCGCGAGATCGTCGGCGAGGGCCTGCACGGCGTGCCGCACCTGTCGTGCATCGGCCAGACGCAGGCCAGCATCCGCCAGCGCCTGGCCACCTACCAGCAAGCGGGCGTGCAGCGCATCGTGGCGCTGCGCGGCGACTTGCCCAGCGGCTACGGCATGGGCGGCGAGTTCCGCTACGCCAGCGACCTGGTGGGCTTCATCCGCTCCGAGACAGGCGATCGGTTCAAGCTGGCCGTGGCCGCCTACCCCGAATTCCACCCCCAGGCGCGCTCGCCCGAGGCCGACATCGACGCCTTCGCCGCCAAGGTGCGCGCGGGCGCCGATATCGGCATCACGCAGTATTTCTTCAACGCCGACGCCTACTTCCACTACGTGGATGCGCTGCGCCGGCGCGGCATCGACACGCCCGTGGTGCCCGGCATCATGCCCATCACCAACTCGACCCAACTGCTGCGCTTTTCTGACAGCTGCGGCGCCGAGGTGCCGCGCTGGATCCGCCTGCGCCTGGAGAGCTTGGGCGACGATGCGGCCGCCATCAAGGACTTCGGCGCCGACGTGGTGGCCGCCCTGTGCGAGCGCCTGCGCGCCGGTGGCGCGCCCAGCCTGCACTTCTACACGCTGAACCAGTCGGTGGGCACGTTGGAGGTGTGCCGGCGCCTGGATTTGATACCGGTGTAA
- a CDS encoding OmpW/AlkL family protein, protein MKKSALLLAVLASLTGTAALAQTSGDSPWLVRLRAVHLDSANKDSTGLGLWVNNKTIPEVDISYFFTPNIAAELILTYPQKHTVYAKDASIGSLKHLPPTLTLQYHFTNSTPFTPYVGAGVNYTRFGSVNLLGGAADVKRNSFGPALQIGASYALSKNLSINVDVKKVWIKTDVYAGGAKAGSFKVDPVLVGVGLGYRF, encoded by the coding sequence ATGAAAAAAAGCGCCCTGCTTCTTGCCGTTCTCGCCAGCCTCACCGGCACTGCCGCGCTGGCCCAAACCTCGGGCGACAGCCCCTGGCTGGTGCGCCTGCGCGCCGTTCACCTGGACAGCGCCAACAAGGACAGCACGGGTCTGGGCCTGTGGGTCAACAACAAGACGATTCCGGAAGTTGACATCAGCTACTTCTTCACGCCGAACATCGCCGCCGAGCTGATCCTGACCTACCCGCAGAAGCACACGGTCTACGCCAAGGACGCCAGCATCGGCTCGCTCAAGCACCTGCCGCCCACGCTGACGCTGCAATACCACTTCACCAACTCGACGCCATTCACGCCTTACGTGGGAGCGGGCGTCAACTACACGCGATTTGGCTCGGTCAACCTGCTGGGCGGCGCGGCCGACGTCAAGCGCAACTCGTTCGGCCCGGCGCTGCAAATCGGTGCCAGCTACGCTTTGAGCAAGAATCTGTCGATCAACGTGGACGTCAAGAAAGTCTGGATCAAGACGGACGTGTACGCCGGCGGCGCGAAGGCCGGCTCCTTCAAGGTCGATCCGGTGCTGGTGGGCGTGGGCCTGGGCTACCGGTTCTAA